One genomic window of Bartonella sp. HY038 includes the following:
- a CDS encoding RNA-binding S4 domain-containing protein: MSEQLPDKLRIDKWLFFSRLLKSRSLAAELANSGKIRVNKQKIDKASYLVKADDVLTISYNQRIKTIKIVALGERRGPAVEAQQLYQDLTPVETAEEKLARQALEAQTQTGPRPTKRDRRQLDNLQNKFEH, from the coding sequence ATGAGTGAGCAGCTGCCAGATAAATTGAGAATTGATAAATGGTTGTTTTTCAGCCGTTTATTAAAATCACGTAGTCTGGCAGCGGAGCTTGCTAATAGCGGTAAAATCCGAGTAAACAAACAAAAAATCGACAAGGCATCATATTTAGTGAAAGCTGATGATGTCTTGACGATTAGCTATAATCAAAGAATTAAAACTATTAAAATTGTTGCCCTTGGTGAGCGTCGTGGTCCGGCTGTTGAAGCACAACAATTATATCAAGATTTAACGCCGGTTGAAACTGCGGAAGAAAAGCTAGCGCGCCAAGCATTGGAAGCGCAAACACAAACAGGGCCGCGGCCAACCAAGCGCGATCGCCGCCAGCTTGATAATTTGCAAAACAAATTTGAGCATTAA
- the modC gene encoding molybdenum ABC transporter ATP-binding protein produces the protein MKTEQKTIEVCVHGKLGTFDLDVAFQAPITGITALFGPSGCGKTSVLRAIAGLNHLNGKISIGDDIWQDDKQFVPIYKRKIGYVFQEASLFPHLNVRKNLCYAFDKSLTGARQYFDEVVDMLNIGHLIDRSPKNLSGGERQRVAIGRALLSSPQVLLMDEPLSALDMATRTEIMPFIERLRDQLKLPIFYITHDINEVERLADTLILMEQGKLLGAGKLQDLQADMNLPLAQQRNAAVNFNAQIDHWDEDSGICAFSVKGARFLAPLEKAPQSQDMRIRIAANDVSLSLENPQKTSILNVVNAVILSKTSINNHEILVSLSLGDDDQGAHILCRLSRYSWQNLNLKIGMKIFAQVKGIALLGIA, from the coding sequence ATGAAGACAGAGCAAAAAACCATAGAAGTTTGCGTTCATGGCAAGCTTGGCACATTTGATCTTGATGTCGCCTTTCAGGCACCGATCACCGGTATTACTGCACTTTTTGGACCATCTGGCTGCGGCAAAACCAGCGTTCTTCGCGCCATTGCTGGGCTTAACCATTTAAATGGCAAAATAAGCATAGGCGATGATATATGGCAAGATGACAAGCAATTTGTGCCAATTTATAAGCGAAAAATTGGCTATGTCTTTCAAGAAGCTAGCCTTTTCCCTCACTTAAATGTACGCAAAAATCTATGCTACGCCTTTGATAAGTCGCTAACTGGTGCAAGGCAATATTTTGATGAAGTAGTCGATATGCTCAATATCGGGCATCTGATTGACCGTTCGCCCAAAAATCTTTCTGGCGGCGAACGTCAACGCGTTGCAATAGGGCGCGCACTCCTATCATCGCCGCAAGTATTGTTGATGGATGAGCCACTATCCGCCCTTGATATGGCAACACGCACCGAGATTATGCCGTTTATTGAGCGATTGCGCGACCAATTAAAACTACCAATATTCTATATTACCCATGATATTAATGAAGTGGAACGCCTTGCTGATACACTTATTTTAATGGAGCAAGGGAAACTATTAGGTGCAGGCAAACTACAAGATCTACAAGCGGATATGAACCTTCCCCTTGCTCAGCAACGCAATGCTGCGGTTAATTTCAATGCCCAGATTGATCATTGGGACGAAGATAGTGGCATATGTGCGTTTTCGGTGAAGGGCGCACGCTTTTTAGCACCATTAGAAAAAGCACCTCAAAGCCAAGACATGCGCATCCGTATTGCCGCCAATGACGTTAGTCTTAGCCTTGAAAACCCTCAAAAAACCTCAATTCTTAATGTTGTTAATGCGGTTATTTTGTCAAAGACGTCAATTAATAATCATGAAATTTTGGTTTCGCTCAGTCTTGGTGATGATGACCAAGGCGCACATATCCTTTGTCGCCTATCGCGCTATTCTTGGCAAAACTTGAACTTAAAAATTGGGATGAAAATTTTTGCGCAAGTTAAAGGCATTGCCTTGCTGGGCATTGCATAG